The genomic interval GATTGTATGTAGCAATGTAGCATATGGTGATGATCAGCTTATTAAACTGGTATAGCAACAGCCCGGAGTGGCGTAGCCAACTCTAGTATCATCCCGAACTTCTCCGCCATGTCCACCCCGTTCTTCTCGACCTCCGGTAGAAGCCTCCACTCAAACCGGTGCAGCAACGACGCGAGCATCAGGTGCACCATGCGAACAGCCAGCGGCAACCCCGGACAGATCCTTCGACCAGAGCCAAATGGAATCAGTTCGAAGTCACGGCCACGCAGGTCCACCTCGCTCTGCAGGAACCTCTCCGGCATGAATTTGTCAGGGTCAGACCACACCTTGCTGTCCCGACCAATCGCCCAAACATTCACCAGAACACGGGTGCCCTTGGGCACCGTGTAGCCACCAACCTGTGTGGTCGTTTCGGCTTGGTGAGGAAGCAGAAATGGCGCCGGAGGATGAAGCCGTAATGTCTCCTTCACGACGGCTTCGAGGTACTTGAGCTGGCTAATGTCGGATTCCTCAATTTCTTGTTTGGAGCCAATCACTCGAGCAAGCTCCTCACGAGCTTTCGCCATTGCTGGTGGGTTCTGTAGCAGCTGAGCCATTGCCCATTCTACAGTTACTGCGCTTGTATCACTTCCCGCGCTAAACAAATCCTGCAGAAAGTAACCCGGGCAATCATGTTGTATGCTTCGATAATTTAATTAGAGTTTTGGTGCAACGAGATTACTACATGGACTATCACATACTCTAAAATCCCAATGAATAATTCAGTAGCACGCACCGTAAACAGAAACTGTAGCGTTGGCCGATCAAAACCCCGGCCATCCTCCGGGCTGCGGTAGTCGAGCAAAGCGTCCAGGAAATCGTTCTTGGGCGGCTCCCCGGCAGCGCGGTCCCGCAGGCGCCGCTCGATGTGCCCGTCGAACACGGCCTGCAGCCGCTCGAACACCCTCGCCACCCGCCTCCGCAGCCGCTGCGGGTCGAGCGGCGCGACGGCCGGGAAGAAGTCCGACACGTTCGGCACCCCGACGACGATGGTGAACTCCGAGATCAAGTCCCTTAAGTCCCCCACCGACGACTCAGCTCGGGCGTCGCCGAAATCCGCGAGGTCGGCGGAGAAGATGGTGCTGGAGAGCAGGTTCAGGGAAGCCGTGAACGCGGCGCGGCCGACGTCGAcggccgcgccgtcgcgcgCCAGGCGCGCGACGTGGGACACGAGCTGGCGCACCTTGTCCCGGCGGAGGCGCTGGTGCGCGTCGAGGCTGCGCGGCGCGAAGAGCTCCGCGGCGCACACCCTGCGGAGCGCGCGCCACAGGGCGCTGCTGGGCGGGAGCATGCCCATGGAGAAGCCGTCGTGCCCGCACGCGCGAGCGGCGTCCGGCACGGAGCGCACGGAGaaggcggcgtcgtggcgctgGAGGATGTCGCGGGCGGCGCccggggaggaggcgacgacggtggtgacGGTGCCGAGGCGGAGCGTCATGAGCGGGCCATAGCGCCCCGCGAGGCGCGCGAGGGAGCGGTGCGGCTGGGAGCCGAGGTCGAGGATGTTGCCGATGAGCGGCTGCGGGCGGGGACCCGGCGGCAGGTTGcggcgagcgtcgacgaagagACGGAGGAGGTACAgggaagagagaaggagaaTAACGCACGGCGTACACAAGAGGAGGAGCTCCATGATTGACCGTACAAAACGTGTGCAGGGTCGGAACGATACTCGTATGCTAGGGTCGATACTCCTGCTAATCTGCTAGTATATCTACTCCTATATAGAGTGTGTACTGGAAGAGATGGCAAGACACGCCAAAGATGTGCAACGTGTTTGATTTTGAGCCAACGAGAGCGGGTTTTCTGATATAGTCATTTAATTGGAATCGTACCATTATCATTTTATACAtatgaccattcgtcttattaaaaaaatttataattattatttattttatttttgacttactttattatccaaagtattttaagcacaacttttcattttttatatttgcacaaatttttttaataagacgagtgatcaaatagCGCAaccaaaaagtcaaaatcccttgtattatggaacggagggagtatgtcagtACTTACCTCTTAGATGCATTTACAAAATGTTTGGGACCAAATTGTCATTTTCTCTTTCCTTCATCCTTCTTTCCCTTTGTCGGTACTTACCTTcaaggccgccgcctccgtctacTCCCGCTTCTGTAAAACTATATTGTATACATGCGTGTGGTGTCTGTTAGGTTGGATAAGATAGAGTTTGTTAGGATGTTGTTAGTCTCATCTATCCAACTGAACAGATCACGTGTGATATGGATGCAAACCACGGTGATGGTTGTTATCACCATATATTAACAAAGGTGCGGCCTCTAACGAGGTTTAACGCTTCTGCACCTCTGATTttcacatggtatcagagcccttCCATCCACCAAATCGCATCTAATCCAACTCATGGCGAGTTCGTCGAAGACGGCGGCCGGGAACCCTCTCGGCGGAAACGCGATCTCGGAGAAACTCTCCAAATCAAACCATGCGCTTTGGAAAGCGCAGGTTATGGCTGCTGTGCGAGGAGCCCGCCTTGAGGGGCATCTCACCGGCGCTACCAAAGTCCCCAACGCCCTGATCACGACGACAGCAGGCGacaagggagaaaaagaagtcACGGCTCGTAATCCAGAATTTGATGATTGGATTGCAACCGATCAGCAGGTTCTAGGGTTCCTGCTCTCCACTCTAGCCAGGGACGTTATGGCGCAAGTGGCCACCTGCAACACGGCTGCAGTGGCATGGCAAATGCTGG from Oryza glaberrima chromosome 3, OglaRS2, whole genome shotgun sequence carries:
- the LOC127768727 gene encoding geraniol 8-hydroxylase-like, yielding MELLLLCTPCVILLLSSLYLLRLFVDARRNLPPGPRPQPLIGNILDLGSQPHRSLARLAGRYGPLMTLRLGTVTTVVASSPGAARDILQRHDAAFSVRSVPDAARACGHDGFSMGMLPPSSALWRALRRVCAAELFAPRSLDAHQRLRRDKVRQLVSHVARLARDGAAVDVGRAAFTASLNLLSSTIFSADLADFGDARAESSVGDLRDLISEFTIVVGVPNVSDFFPAVAPLDPQRLRRRVARVFERLQAVFDGHIERRLRDRAAGEPPKNDFLDALLDYRSPEDGRGFDRPTLQFLFTDLFSAGSDTSAVTVEWAMAQLLQNPPAMAKAREELARVIGSKQEIEESDISQLKYLEAVVKETLRLHPPAPFLLPHQAETTTQVGGYTVPKGTRVLVNVWAIGRDSKVWSDPDKFMPERFLQSEVDLRGRDFELIPFGSGRRICPGLPLAVRMVHLMLASLLHRFEWRLLPEVEKNGVDMAEKFGMILELATPLRAVAIPV